The Raphanus sativus cultivar WK10039 chromosome 2, ASM80110v3, whole genome shotgun sequence genome includes a region encoding these proteins:
- the LOC108831970 gene encoding protein DSS1 HOMOLOG ON CHROMOSOME V, whose product MAAEQKATTEEVKMDLFEDDDEFEEFEINQDWVENEEQVKDVGLQWEDDWDDDDVNDDFSHQLRKELETISADKK is encoded by the exons ATGGCGGCAGAGCAGAAGGCGACGACAGAAGAAGTAAAGATGGATCTGTTCGAGGACGATGATGAGTTCGAGGAGTTTGAAATCAACCAAG ATTGGGTGGAGAACGAAGAGCAAGTGAAGGACGTTGGTCTGCAATGGGAAGATGACTGGGACGATGATGATGTCAATGACGACTTCTCGCATCAGCTGAGGAAGGAACTTGAGACCATTTCTGCTGATAAGAAATGA